A genomic window from Streptomyces broussonetiae includes:
- a CDS encoding UbiX family flavin prenyltransferase, with protein sequence MPRRMIVGMTGVTGAVFGVELLRRLRQQPDVETHLVLSPWARSTVRRETGLSAHEVIDLADATYAWNDQGAPISSGSFRGDAMVIAPCGLKTLAGICTGCAEGLISRAADVTLKAGRRLVLVARDPLSESHLDNMLALTRMGARIVPPMPACYYRPETIGDPVSHVVVRVLDQLDIHVPSAQRWNGMSHSPAL encoded by the coding sequence ATGCCACGGAGAATGATCGTGGGGATGACGGGGGTGACCGGAGCCGTGTTCGGTGTCGAATTGTTGCGCCGACTGCGGCAGCAGCCGGATGTGGAGACCCATCTGGTGTTGTCCCCGTGGGCCAGGTCGACCGTGCGACGGGAGACCGGATTGTCGGCGCACGAGGTCATCGACCTCGCGGACGCGACGTACGCGTGGAACGACCAGGGCGCGCCGATCTCGTCGGGGTCGTTCCGGGGGGACGCCATGGTCATCGCGCCGTGCGGCTTGAAGACCCTGGCCGGAATATGCACCGGCTGTGCCGAGGGGCTCATTTCCCGTGCGGCCGACGTGACGCTGAAGGCCGGGCGCCGATTGGTACTCGTGGCACGGGACCCGCTCAGCGAGAGTCACCTGGACAACATGCTGGCGCTCACGCGTATGGGGGCTCGGATCGTCCCGCCGATGCCCGCCTGCTACTACCGTCCCGAGACGATCGGGGATCCGGTCAGCCATGTCGTCGTCCGCGTCCTGGACCAGTTGGACATTCACGTGCCGTCGGCACAGCGCTGGAACGGCATGTCCCACTCGCCGGCGCTGTAG
- a CDS encoding MarR family winged helix-turn-helix transcriptional regulator, with translation MTTGARYDGTLEDGMAHQLRRASQAVNASWQLRSGDLTPPQFAVLHVLDERGSLDQKTLGALAAVDRSTLTPLLDRLVARGLITKSTDPGNRRRQLVSLTPAGHERAALGRQQAQETSRWIEELLGPERLATLTLLLKELGDAGRDQQP, from the coding sequence ATGACGACCGGAGCGCGATACGACGGGACGCTGGAAGACGGCATGGCCCACCAGCTGCGACGTGCCTCGCAGGCGGTGAACGCCTCGTGGCAGCTGCGCAGCGGTGACCTCACACCTCCGCAATTCGCGGTGCTTCACGTCCTGGACGAGCGTGGAAGCCTCGACCAGAAGACGCTGGGCGCCCTCGCCGCGGTCGACCGGTCGACGCTCACCCCACTTCTCGACCGGCTCGTGGCCCGCGGCCTGATCACCAAGAGCACGGACCCCGGCAACCGCCGCCGGCAACTGGTCTCCCTGACTCCTGCCGGGCACGAACGAGCGGCCCTGGGCCGCCAGCAGGCACAGGAGACAAGCCGCTGGATCGAGGAGCTGCTCGGACCCGAGCGGCTCGCTACCCTGACCCTGCTGCTCAAGGAACTCGGAGACGCAGGCCGCGACCAGCAGCCGTAG
- a CDS encoding non-oxidative hydroxyarylic acid decarboxylases subunit B, protein MSRRVILGMTGATGAVFGVELLRRLREQPDVETHLVLSQWARATIHLETDLSVREVTDLADVTYTWNDQGAAISSGSFRVDGMIVAPCSMKTLAGIRTGYADGLIPRAADVTLKERRPLVLVPRETPLSEIHLENMLALSRMGARIVPPMPAFYSRPKTIDELVEHVVVRVLDQLDIQVASAQRWDGMPRPSELKGVTN, encoded by the coding sequence ATGTCCCGACGTGTGATCTTGGGGATGACCGGAGCGACCGGCGCCGTCTTCGGTGTCGAACTGCTTCGCCGACTGCGGGAGCAGCCGGATGTGGAGACTCATCTCGTTCTGTCCCAATGGGCCAGGGCGACCATCCATCTGGAGACCGACCTGTCGGTCCGCGAAGTCACCGACCTGGCCGACGTGACCTATACGTGGAACGACCAAGGGGCGGCAATCTCATCAGGTTCATTCCGCGTGGACGGAATGATTGTCGCGCCGTGCAGCATGAAGACCCTCGCCGGCATCCGAACCGGATACGCCGACGGTCTCATCCCCCGAGCTGCCGACGTCACGCTGAAGGAGCGCCGCCCCTTGGTGCTCGTACCGAGGGAGACTCCGCTCAGCGAGATCCATCTCGAGAACATGCTGGCGCTTTCGCGCATGGGAGCGAGGATCGTGCCGCCGATGCCGGCCTTCTACAGCCGTCCGAAAACCATTGACGAGCTCGTTGAGCATGTCGTTGTCCGAGTCCTGGACCAACTCGATATCCAGGTGGCTTCGGCGCAGCGCTGGGACGGAATGCCGCGCCCCTCCGAACTGAAAGGCGTAACCAACTGA
- a CDS encoding UbiD family decarboxylase translates to MSEINDFRSYISALEELGDIQRISRVIDPNLEASAITRRSTENGRPAPFFEHLSGVDEGFRMIGAPGALSSIPGHPLARVSLSLGLPYTTTAAELVEHLREAGTKELLPPRRVAADSAPCKQNILTGDEARLDRFPIPRVHQDDGGPYVNTWGVIIARTPDGRWTNWSISRIMKIDDRHMTGLVLPSQHLGMIWREWEAIGEPMPYALVQGGDPGIAVVGGMTVPTEVDEGAYLGAVLGKPVDVVKCETNDLEVPASAEVVIEGHLSATRDAVEGPFAEFHGWALPETSPQPLFSIEAITYRDDPIWPLAAAGRPVDDSHVAPAAGISAEVVAVLRKAGLPITTAWLPLGAACFWTVITVPQNWRDSLPGMDTARFAHRIGEVLNGTRVGRLSPVVYVLDDDVDPSNDSDLLWALATRVHPSLRQEQWHGPIMPWYPCFTEEELHNGWGAIVVHDALLPAVGSGRVPPATFDGVFPADVRAKVLAAESESAGDTGSAASR, encoded by the coding sequence ATGTCTGAAATCAATGACTTCCGGTCCTACATCTCCGCGCTCGAAGAGCTGGGGGACATTCAACGGATCTCACGCGTGATCGATCCGAACCTGGAAGCGTCGGCCATCACCCGTCGGTCCACCGAGAACGGCAGGCCCGCCCCGTTCTTCGAGCACCTCAGCGGAGTCGACGAGGGGTTCCGCATGATCGGCGCCCCGGGTGCCCTGTCGAGCATTCCCGGGCATCCGCTGGCGCGGGTCTCCCTCTCTCTCGGTCTGCCGTACACGACGACCGCAGCCGAACTGGTCGAACACCTCAGGGAAGCAGGCACGAAGGAACTGCTCCCACCTCGGCGGGTGGCAGCCGACTCGGCACCCTGCAAGCAGAACATCCTGACGGGTGACGAAGCCCGTCTCGACCGGTTCCCCATTCCTCGCGTGCACCAGGACGACGGCGGCCCCTACGTCAACACCTGGGGCGTGATCATCGCCAGGACACCGGACGGCCGATGGACGAACTGGTCCATCTCCCGGATCATGAAGATCGACGACCGGCACATGACCGGACTGGTGCTGCCGAGCCAGCACCTCGGCATGATCTGGCGCGAGTGGGAGGCCATCGGTGAGCCGATGCCCTACGCCCTCGTGCAGGGAGGCGACCCGGGCATTGCCGTCGTCGGCGGAATGACCGTCCCGACCGAGGTCGACGAGGGCGCGTATCTCGGAGCGGTGCTGGGGAAGCCGGTCGACGTCGTGAAGTGCGAGACGAACGATCTGGAAGTGCCCGCCTCCGCCGAGGTCGTCATCGAGGGACACCTGTCCGCGACCCGCGACGCCGTGGAGGGTCCGTTCGCGGAGTTCCACGGCTGGGCACTGCCCGAGACGTCGCCGCAACCGCTTTTCAGCATCGAGGCGATCACCTACCGGGACGACCCGATCTGGCCGCTGGCCGCCGCCGGCCGGCCTGTTGACGACTCGCACGTCGCACCGGCTGCCGGCATCTCCGCAGAGGTCGTCGCGGTCCTGCGGAAGGCGGGACTGCCGATCACGACGGCCTGGCTCCCGCTCGGTGCCGCCTGCTTCTGGACGGTGATCACCGTCCCGCAGAACTGGCGCGACTCGCTGCCGGGGATGGACACCGCGCGCTTCGCGCACCGCATCGGCGAGGTGCTGAACGGCACCCGGGTGGGGCGGCTCTCCCCGGTCGTCTACGTCCTCGACGACGACGTGGATCCGTCGAACGACTCGGATCTGCTGTGGGCTCTGGCCACCAGGGTGCACCCGTCCCTCCGCCAGGAGCAGTGGCACGGACCGATCATGCCGTGGTACCCGTGCTTCACCGAGGAGGAACTGCACAACGGCTGGGGAGCCATCGTCGTGCACGACGCCCTGCTCCCGGCGGTAGGAAGCGGACGCGTACCGCCCGCAACGTTCGACGGCGTCTTCCCGGCAGATGTGCGCGCCAAGGTCCTCGCCGCCGAATCCGAGTCGGCAGGCGACACCGGCTCTGCCGCATCGCGCTGA
- a CDS encoding UbiX family flavin prenyltransferase, translated as MTQQNVTVAVTGAGGTGVAKALLASLQRDDRVGHVNLLVSANGRKLVAFEFQTGEDPDSVVQALEATSTKVRFLDPADMSGPVTSGSYPTDAMIILPCAAGVLGRIAHGQTESLIERAADVMLKQRRKLVLCLREAPLNLIHLRNMVAVTEAGATVYPMIPTYYNVPETLAQLRDEFVERVLQFLGLPGTDRYQWDGTDTTARRERTQAR; from the coding sequence GTGACCCAGCAGAATGTGACAGTTGCTGTCACGGGGGCAGGCGGCACCGGAGTGGCCAAAGCCTTGCTCGCCTCACTTCAGAGAGACGACCGGGTCGGCCACGTCAACCTTCTCGTGTCGGCCAACGGGCGCAAGCTGGTAGCTTTCGAATTCCAGACCGGCGAAGATCCGGACTCGGTGGTCCAGGCCCTGGAGGCCACGTCGACGAAAGTCCGCTTCCTCGATCCGGCCGACATGTCAGGACCGGTGACCAGCGGCAGCTACCCCACCGACGCCATGATCATCCTGCCGTGTGCCGCCGGCGTACTCGGACGCATCGCTCACGGCCAGACCGAGAGCCTCATCGAGCGAGCCGCGGACGTGATGCTGAAGCAACGGCGCAAACTCGTCCTCTGTCTCCGGGAAGCACCGCTGAATCTCATCCACCTGCGCAACATGGTCGCTGTCACGGAGGCGGGAGCCACCGTGTACCCGATGATCCCTACGTACTACAACGTGCCGGAGACACTCGCGCAACTGCGGGACGAGTTCGTCGAACGCGTCCTGCAGTTCCTGGGCCTGCCCGGCACCGATCGCTACCAGTGGGACGGCACCGACACCACAGCGCGACGCGAGCGCACTCAGGCACGGTAG
- a CDS encoding site-specific integrase — translation MSVERLERLEPESEGAADLVVYEGELLDVADTAAPVRYIVNQHTMLAPGEHPPRADEQPVWGEHEFRLTDEDVADLDEPDLAENTVINRDSTVRAFEAWCAQQKPPHRARPCTTTTYTRYGLHLIRLGKAGKYVPDSVGTYMSRIWNWQPVDLRPDPSHFKARLRAWRREWVAAGGEVRRAPAVTIGYNLRIINAIDETTNIGKRDAFLAALAYANLHREMELADQLVKRVRVHPTGLFVTTAMSKTDQTGKGAGRFIKDREDLQLVRRAQAWLDVLRELGANGPDDPLFRALTKKGQLVKYPEDRKRGKKMRPGSLNERLQVLADRAGVPYIDGKKVTSHSWRAGANTDLIEAGVSLQERNRAGRWADGSKTADTVYDRPHGVGTRDPLAAVPLYGGPAHAAVQQARAEETEA, via the coding sequence GTGAGCGTCGAGCGACTGGAGCGACTGGAGCCCGAGAGTGAGGGCGCGGCCGATCTGGTCGTCTACGAAGGCGAGTTGCTGGACGTCGCCGACACCGCGGCGCCGGTGCGCTACATCGTCAACCAGCACACCATGCTCGCCCCCGGGGAGCACCCGCCGCGCGCCGACGAACAGCCGGTATGGGGTGAACACGAATTCCGGCTGACCGACGAGGACGTCGCCGACCTAGACGAGCCGGATCTCGCCGAGAACACCGTCATCAACCGGGACTCCACGGTGCGCGCCTTCGAGGCATGGTGCGCGCAGCAGAAGCCGCCGCACCGGGCCCGCCCGTGCACCACAACCACCTACACCCGCTACGGCCTGCACCTGATCCGGCTGGGCAAGGCGGGGAAGTACGTGCCGGACAGCGTGGGGACATACATGTCCCGGATCTGGAACTGGCAGCCGGTCGACCTGCGCCCCGACCCCAGCCACTTCAAGGCCCGCCTGCGCGCCTGGCGCAGGGAGTGGGTGGCGGCCGGCGGTGAGGTGAGGCGGGCCCCGGCCGTCACCATCGGCTACAACCTGCGGATCATCAACGCGATTGACGAGACGACGAACATCGGCAAGCGGGACGCGTTCCTTGCGGCCCTGGCCTACGCGAACCTGCACCGCGAGATGGAGCTCGCCGACCAGCTCGTGAAGCGGGTAAGGGTTCACCCCACCGGCCTGTTCGTGACCACGGCCATGTCCAAGACCGACCAGACGGGCAAGGGGGCTGGTCGGTTCATCAAGGACCGGGAAGACCTCCAACTCGTGCGCCGCGCCCAGGCGTGGCTCGACGTCCTGCGCGAGCTCGGCGCGAACGGCCCCGACGACCCGCTCTTCCGCGCCCTCACCAAGAAGGGCCAACTGGTGAAGTACCCCGAGGACCGCAAGCGCGGGAAGAAGATGCGCCCGGGCTCCCTCAACGAACGGCTTCAGGTTCTCGCCGACCGTGCGGGTGTGCCCTACATCGACGGCAAGAAGGTCACCTCTCACTCCTGGCGGGCCGGGGCGAACACCGACCTGATCGAGGCGGGCGTCTCCCTCCAGGAGCGCAACAGGGCCGGCCGATGGGCGGACGGCTCCAAGACCGCCGACACCGTCTACGACCGCCCCCACGGTGTCGGGACCCGTGACCCGCTCGCCGCGGTCCCGCTGTACGGCGGCCCCGCCCACGCCGCCGTACAGCAGGCCCGAGCGGAGGAAACCGAAGCATAG
- a CDS encoding NAD-dependent epimerase/dehydratase family protein has translation MRLLVMGGTWFLGKHIVEGALSRGWEVTTFNRGRSGRDVDGVEPVHGDRTSRVDLERLAGHEPWDAVIDTSSSELPPGDVLAATTALRTATRRWVHISTVSVYEGWPHQPLTDASPLLECPADADESYGYTGEDGSPTKYGFQKAGGERAVTDVFGDAAVLLRPGVILGPGEYVGRLPWWLERAKRGGRILAPAPAEQRIQPVDVRDVARFALDQAASSTSGGYNITHPDGMTFSGFLDACLSETGGPGAPVWVDPAVLVEQGVKQWTELPLWRTHAGVWSVDSSRAVAAGLGCRPLAETIRDTWRWWAADGRPVDHPRWAEHGIAAEKEAKILASV, from the coding sequence ATGAGACTTCTGGTCATGGGCGGGACCTGGTTCCTGGGCAAGCACATCGTGGAGGGCGCACTGTCGAGGGGGTGGGAGGTCACCACTTTCAACAGGGGGCGCTCCGGCCGCGACGTGGATGGTGTCGAGCCCGTGCACGGAGACCGTACGAGCCGCGTGGACCTCGAACGCCTCGCCGGGCATGAGCCCTGGGATGCTGTGATCGACACATCGAGCAGCGAACTCCCGCCGGGCGACGTCCTGGCCGCCACGACCGCGCTGCGTACAGCCACCCGGCGCTGGGTGCACATCTCCACCGTGTCCGTGTACGAGGGATGGCCGCACCAGCCGCTCACCGACGCCTCACCGCTGCTGGAATGCCCGGCGGACGCCGACGAGTCCTACGGCTACACCGGCGAGGATGGCTCGCCGACCAAGTACGGCTTCCAGAAGGCCGGCGGCGAGCGCGCCGTGACGGACGTTTTCGGTGACGCCGCGGTGTTGCTGCGTCCGGGCGTCATCCTCGGCCCCGGCGAGTACGTGGGCCGGCTGCCCTGGTGGCTGGAGCGCGCCAAGCGCGGCGGCCGCATCCTCGCGCCCGCCCCGGCCGAGCAGCGCATTCAGCCGGTCGACGTGCGCGACGTGGCCCGGTTCGCCCTCGACCAGGCCGCCAGCTCCACGAGCGGCGGCTACAATATCACCCACCCCGACGGCATGACCTTCAGCGGCTTCCTCGACGCGTGCCTGTCCGAGACAGGCGGGCCCGGGGCGCCGGTATGGGTGGATCCCGCGGTGCTGGTCGAGCAAGGCGTGAAGCAGTGGACCGAGTTGCCCCTGTGGCGCACCCACGCCGGGGTGTGGTCCGTCGACTCCAGCCGCGCCGTAGCGGCTGGGCTGGGATGCAGGCCGCTCGCCGAGACGATCCGCGACACGTGGCGGTGGTGGGCGGCCGACGGGCGTCCCGTGGACCACCCCCGATGGGCAGAACACGGGATCGCCGCAGAGAAGGAAGCGAAGATCCTCGCCTCTGTGTGA
- a CDS encoding DNA-binding protein produces the protein MRTEPRTLLAWLCRRDKLTYRRFEEKFTEVGVRLFGHSPNNPTCGETQFRRWTGGQLQGLPGPETCQILEAMWPEHTAEELFRPSPQSDPQAPAYDLEERVRMSAEEAHEAADATASASISDNTIDELRDQVTAVAQGYHLMPPAKAYEAADALRQSIERHRDRTQVPVQQQDLMILNGQTAALLSVAAFDLGYFQSARSLARTAAVFGEATRFTPLEAYAYGTLAYIAYHTGNATEAVAKATKAQSYGGLGDVAHRRLLAIKARSHAHLGDVVSARRAIQRSGEAGHGQRDELHDGVGGEFAFTPERLAMSTSTTGLLIGDAVQAEAEARRALDLIGQRPPERQSSHVRASAAVDLAHARLLADDVDGAAEALKTVWSVPVEARKTGIVVRTARLGRHLARPEYHGAQLPATLREQIEEFNRVSPPHKIGPHVGLLAIEA, from the coding sequence ATGAGGACTGAACCGAGGACGCTGCTCGCGTGGCTGTGCCGTCGCGACAAGCTCACCTACCGGCGGTTCGAGGAGAAGTTCACCGAGGTCGGTGTGCGGCTCTTCGGCCACAGTCCCAACAACCCGACGTGCGGCGAGACGCAGTTCCGGCGGTGGACGGGCGGCCAGTTACAAGGGCTGCCGGGCCCGGAGACCTGCCAGATTCTTGAGGCGATGTGGCCTGAGCACACGGCTGAGGAGCTGTTCAGGCCGTCGCCCCAGAGCGATCCCCAGGCACCCGCGTACGACCTGGAAGAGCGAGTCCGCATGAGCGCAGAAGAAGCCCACGAGGCCGCCGACGCAACTGCATCGGCGTCCATCTCCGACAACACCATCGATGAACTGCGCGACCAGGTGACGGCCGTGGCTCAGGGGTACCACCTGATGCCTCCGGCGAAGGCCTATGAAGCCGCCGATGCTCTTCGCCAGTCGATCGAACGCCACCGGGACCGGACGCAGGTCCCCGTCCAGCAGCAAGACCTGATGATTCTGAACGGGCAGACCGCCGCTCTCCTGTCGGTCGCCGCGTTCGACCTCGGGTATTTCCAGTCCGCCCGCAGCCTTGCCCGCACCGCCGCGGTGTTCGGCGAGGCCACCCGCTTCACTCCTCTGGAGGCATACGCCTACGGGACGCTGGCCTACATCGCCTACCACACCGGCAACGCCACCGAGGCGGTCGCCAAGGCGACCAAGGCGCAGTCCTACGGCGGTCTCGGCGACGTCGCCCACCGCCGGCTGCTCGCCATCAAGGCCCGCTCCCACGCGCACCTGGGCGACGTGGTCTCCGCGCGGCGCGCCATCCAGCGCTCTGGCGAAGCGGGCCACGGCCAGCGCGACGAGCTGCACGACGGGGTGGGCGGCGAGTTCGCGTTCACCCCGGAGCGTCTCGCCATGTCCACCAGCACGACCGGGCTCCTCATCGGGGACGCGGTGCAGGCCGAGGCGGAGGCCCGGCGGGCGCTGGACCTCATCGGGCAGCGGCCGCCGGAGCGCCAGTCGAGTCACGTGCGGGCGAGCGCGGCCGTCGATCTCGCGCACGCCCGTCTCCTCGCCGATGACGTGGACGGCGCGGCCGAGGCGCTGAAGACGGTGTGGAGCGTGCCGGTGGAGGCCCGGAAGACGGGCATCGTCGTCCGTACGGCGCGCCTCGGCCGCCACCTCGCCCGCCCCGAGTACCACGGGGCGCAGCTCCCGGCGACGCTGCGGGAGCAGATCGAGGAGTTCAACCGGGTCTCTCCGCCCCACAAGATAGGCCCGCACGTGGGCCTCCTCGCGATCGAGGCCTGA